One part of the Sphingobacterium sp. LZ7M1 genome encodes these proteins:
- a CDS encoding DUF177 domain-containing protein — MKYLKKYRIPFSGLSTGKHSFDFEIDEKFFACYDHSLLQEGNLKAVVDLQKQENMLIANFDIQGTIKLTCDVCLSTFDSPVHIKERALVKFSDEDWNEDTEEVITLSKNDYELDIAPLLYEYINVAVPPYPKCNENGEGIACDPEMLNRIQNEEESSSEEDNENIDPRWEALKNIKNN; from the coding sequence GTGAAGTATCTAAAAAAATACAGAATACCATTTTCAGGTCTTTCAACAGGTAAGCACAGTTTTGACTTTGAAATCGACGAGAAGTTCTTTGCATGTTACGATCATTCCTTGCTACAGGAAGGCAATCTAAAAGCGGTTGTCGACTTGCAGAAACAGGAGAACATGTTGATAGCTAATTTCGACATTCAAGGCACCATAAAACTGACTTGCGATGTTTGTCTATCGACCTTTGATTCCCCAGTTCACATCAAGGAACGTGCTTTGGTAAAATTCAGCGATGAAGATTGGAATGAGGACACGGAAGAAGTGATCACCTTATCCAAGAACGACTATGAATTGGACATCGCTCCGTTGCTGTATGAATACATCAATGTGGCAGTCCCTCCCTATCCTAAGTGTAATGAAAACGGAGAAGGGATAGCATGTGACCCGGAGATGTTGAACAGGATACAAAATGAAGAAGAAAGCTCGTCTGAGGAGGACAATGAAAACATTGACCCTCGTTGGGAAGCATTGAAGAATATTAAAAATAACTAA
- a CDS encoding epoxyqueuosine reductase QueH, producing METKEFVREKLELPNEGKKLLLHSCCAPCSGEVMEALIASNIDFTIYFYNPNIHPRKEYDLRKEENIRFAEKHNIPFIDADYDVDHWFELAKGMEHEPERGIRCTMCFDMRFEKTAEYAAQNGFDVISSSLGISRWKTMSQINDCGVRAASRYPNMEYWTFNWRKKGGSARMLEISKKERFYMQEYCGCAYSLRDTNKWRMANDRPKIELGKNYYE from the coding sequence ATGGAGACCAAAGAATTTGTAAGAGAGAAGTTGGAATTGCCCAACGAAGGGAAAAAGCTTTTGCTTCACTCCTGCTGTGCTCCCTGTTCTGGTGAGGTAATGGAGGCATTGATTGCTTCAAATATAGATTTCACGATCTATTTCTATAATCCTAACATTCATCCACGGAAGGAGTACGATCTAAGGAAGGAGGAGAATATCCGATTTGCTGAGAAGCACAATATTCCATTCATTGATGCCGATTACGATGTTGATCATTGGTTTGAGTTGGCAAAAGGCATGGAGCATGAACCTGAAAGGGGCATTCGCTGTACGATGTGTTTTGACATGCGATTTGAGAAAACAGCGGAATATGCGGCCCAAAATGGTTTTGATGTGATCTCTAGTTCATTGGGAATCTCACGTTGGAAAACGATGAGCCAGATCAACGACTGTGGTGTAAGAGCTGCTTCGCGATATCCGAACATGGAATATTGGACTTTCAACTGGCGCAAGAAAGGTGGTTCGGCGAGAATGTTGGAAATCAGCAAGAAAGAAAGGTTTTACATGCAGGAATATTGCGGTTGTGCCTATTCATTGCGCGACACCAATAAATGGCGGATGGCGAACGACCGTCCGAAAATTGAATTAGGAAAAAATTATTACGAATAG
- the rpmF gene encoding 50S ribosomal protein L32, with amino-acid sequence MAHPKRKTSKSRRDKRRTHYKAELPSLTVCKETGAVHRPHHAYTVDGNLYYNGKLIIENTAAV; translated from the coding sequence ATGGCACATCCAAAACGTAAAACTTCTAAATCTAGAAGAGACAAGAGAAGAACACACTATAAAGCTGAATTACCTAGCTTAACTGTTTGTAAAGAAACTGGCGCGGTGCACAGACCTCACCACGCATACACAGTAGACGGTAACTTATACTACAACGGTAAATTAATTATTGAGAACACCGCTGCTGTCTAA
- a CDS encoding ABC transporter ATP-binding protein, translated as MLTIKSLSYYYKPNKNILWNINTTLKPGSIYGLLGLNGEGKTTLLKLIVGMLIPKDGSIEFKGHFSSERIAEYFNEVYFLPDYSKLPDLGIEQFGKLYGAFYSKYDHQQYLDCIKEFNIPISNRLRALSLGQHRKVHLSFALACNSSVLLMDEPTNGLDIPSKAVFRKLLSKFINEDRIFLIATHQIRDVDVLFDHLMIMKSGSLVLDENIYQLSKKLKVSKSTADAEQALYVQEELSGSYYLVHNHSESESKLDIEFLFNAFTNNPKPIEL; from the coding sequence ATGTTAACCATTAAATCATTATCGTATTATTATAAACCGAACAAGAATATTCTTTGGAATATAAACACAACTTTAAAACCCGGAAGCATATATGGCTTATTGGGGTTAAACGGTGAGGGCAAGACCACTTTACTGAAGCTTATCGTCGGCATGTTGATACCAAAGGATGGAAGCATCGAATTCAAAGGACATTTCAGTTCAGAACGGATCGCCGAATATTTCAATGAGGTTTATTTTCTCCCAGATTACAGCAAATTACCTGATCTTGGGATCGAACAATTCGGAAAACTGTATGGTGCGTTCTACAGCAAGTACGACCATCAACAGTATTTGGACTGTATCAAGGAGTTTAATATCCCGATCAGCAATAGGCTTAGAGCACTTTCATTAGGACAGCACCGTAAGGTCCATCTTTCTTTTGCATTAGCCTGCAACAGTTCGGTCCTGTTGATGGACGAACCAACCAATGGATTGGATATCCCTTCTAAGGCAGTCTTCAGAAAATTACTCAGCAAGTTTATCAATGAAGACCGAATCTTCCTGATTGCAACCCATCAAATCCGTGATGTAGATGTATTATTTGATCATTTGATGATCATGAAAAGTGGAAGCCTGGTTTTAGATGAAAACATCTATCAATTATCCAAAAAACTCAAGGTCAGCAAATCAACTGCAGATGCTGAACAGGCGCTTTATGTACAGGAAGAACTTTCTGGATCTTATTATTTAGTGCATAACCATTCAGAATCCGAATCCAAATTGGACATTGAATTCCTCTTTAATGCTTTTACCAACAACCCTAAACCAATAGAATTATGA
- the rpiB gene encoding ribose 5-phosphate isomerase B has product MSKKIAIGSDHAGFEYKTALITFLNELGYTVQDFGPATADSVDYPDFAHPVSSSVESKENELGILICGSANGVAITANKHQGIRAAICWLEEISALARQHNDANIVCIPARFIDLDLAKRIVRTFLTTDFEGGRHANRVNKISCA; this is encoded by the coding sequence ATGTCTAAAAAAATCGCAATTGGCAGTGATCACGCTGGGTTTGAATATAAAACAGCATTAATCACATTCTTAAATGAATTAGGTTATACTGTTCAGGATTTCGGTCCTGCTACTGCAGATTCTGTTGACTATCCAGATTTTGCACATCCTGTATCTTCAAGTGTAGAGAGCAAAGAAAATGAGTTAGGCATCTTGATCTGTGGCAGTGCAAACGGAGTTGCCATTACAGCTAACAAACATCAAGGCATTCGTGCTGCAATTTGCTGGTTGGAGGAAATTTCAGCCCTAGCTCGTCAACACAATGATGCAAATATCGTTTGTATTCCAGCTCGTTTTATTGATCTTGACCTAGCAAAACGTATTGTTCGCACCTTCTTGACAACAGACTTCGAAGGTGGCCGTCATGCTAACCGTGTGAACAAAATTTCTTGTGCATAA
- a CDS encoding beta-ketoacyl-ACP synthase III: protein MSKIHAAITAVHGYVPDYILTNKELETMVDTNDEWIVTRTGIRERRILKDPTKATSDLAVPAVNGLLEKRGISAEDIDLIIFCTSTPDMLFPATANILADKIGAKKAWGFDLQAACSGFLFGLTTGAQFIESGKHKKVLVVGGDKMSSVVNYKDRNTCILFGDGCGAVLLEPNEEGNGLIDAVLKTDGSGGQFLNIKGGGSLNPATHETVDAGLHYAYQEGRTVFKFAVTNMADVAVEVMERNKLTSEDVNWLVPHQANKRIIDATAERAGLPEEKVMVNIQKYGNTTSGTIPLCLWEWESQLKKGDNLILAAFGGGFTWGSIYLRWAY from the coding sequence ATGTCTAAAATTCACGCAGCTATTACTGCAGTACATGGTTACGTTCCGGACTACATCCTGACCAACAAGGAGTTGGAAACAATGGTAGACACTAACGACGAATGGATCGTAACCCGCACAGGAATCCGTGAGCGAAGAATATTAAAAGATCCAACAAAAGCTACTTCTGACCTGGCCGTGCCAGCAGTAAATGGCCTATTGGAGAAAAGAGGGATTTCTGCTGAAGATATCGACCTAATAATCTTCTGTACCAGTACGCCGGATATGTTATTCCCTGCTACAGCAAATATCTTGGCAGACAAAATTGGAGCTAAAAAAGCTTGGGGTTTTGATCTTCAAGCAGCTTGTTCGGGATTTCTATTCGGATTGACCACGGGAGCTCAATTCATTGAATCTGGAAAACACAAAAAAGTATTGGTTGTTGGTGGCGATAAGATGTCATCAGTAGTCAATTATAAAGACAGAAATACCTGTATCCTATTCGGAGACGGATGTGGAGCAGTATTACTGGAACCAAATGAAGAAGGAAATGGCCTGATCGACGCTGTATTAAAAACAGACGGATCTGGCGGACAGTTCCTGAACATTAAAGGCGGTGGTTCGTTGAACCCGGCGACTCATGAAACGGTAGACGCTGGCCTTCATTACGCTTACCAAGAAGGACGTACAGTATTTAAATTTGCCGTGACCAATATGGCTGATGTAGCTGTTGAAGTGATGGAGAGAAACAAATTGACCTCGGAAGATGTTAATTGGTTAGTTCCTCATCAGGCGAACAAGCGTATCATCGATGCAACAGCAGAACGTGCTGGACTACCTGAGGAAAAAGTAATGGTAAACATTCAAAAATACGGTAATACTACCAGTGGCACCATTCCATTGTGTTTATGGGAATGGGAAAGCCAGCTTAAAAAAGGAGACAACCTAATCTTAGCAGCATTTGGCGGCGGGTTTACTTGGGGCTCTATTTATTTAAGATGGGCGTATTAA
- the accB gene encoding acetyl-CoA carboxylase biotin carboxyl carrier protein, whose protein sequence is MSMDIKQIQDLIKFVSKSGVNEVSIEEKDFKITIKTNQEPTYVTATLPAPQVAQAVAPVAAPAPVAAAPAAQAPAADESSKYITIKSPIIGTFYRSPGPDKASFVNVGDDVTPGKVICIVEAMKLFNEIESEVSGKIVKILVNDAQPVEYDQPLFLVDPS, encoded by the coding sequence ATGAGTATGGATATTAAACAAATTCAAGATCTTATCAAATTCGTTTCCAAATCGGGCGTGAATGAAGTATCGATCGAAGAGAAAGATTTTAAAATTACGATAAAGACTAATCAAGAGCCTACTTACGTAACGGCAACACTTCCAGCACCTCAGGTTGCTCAAGCAGTTGCTCCAGTTGCGGCTCCGGCACCAGTTGCTGCTGCCCCTGCAGCTCAGGCACCTGCTGCTGATGAAAGCTCAAAATATATCACTATTAAGTCTCCAATTATCGGAACATTTTACCGTTCTCCAGGACCAGACAAAGCATCATTTGTGAATGTAGGTGATGATGTTACACCTGGAAAGGTTATCTGTATCGTTGAGGCAATGAAGTTGTTCAATGAAATCGAATCTGAAGTATCAGGTAAAATCGTGAAGATTTTAGTAAATGATGCTCAACCTGTAGAATACGACCAACCTTTATTCTTAGTAGACCCTAGTTAG
- the accC gene encoding acetyl-CoA carboxylase biotin carboxylase subunit: MFKKILIANRGEIALRIIRTCKEMGIQSVAVYSTADRDSLHVRFADEAVCIGPPASKDSYLNIPNIIAAAELTNADAIHPGYGFLSENAKFSAICAEYGIKFIGATAEQIEKMGDKASAKETMKKAGVPTIPGSEGLLPDVKTGLQIAKDMGYPVILKATAGGGGRGMRIIWKDEDFENAWDSARQESGAAFGNDGLYLEKYVEDPRHIEIQVIGDQYGTVCHLSERDCSIQRRHQKLVEEAPSPFITPELRAKMGEAAILGAKAVKYEGAGTIEFLVDKHRNFYFMEMNTRIQVEHPVTEEVINFDLIKEQIKVAAGIPISGKSYEPTMHAIECRINAEDPFNNFRPSPGKITNFHSPGGHGVRVDTHVYSGYTIPPNYDSMIAKLICVAQTREEAINTMERALSEFVIEGVKTTIPLHLRLMRDPNFRAGNFTTKFMETFDLTEYPDEEVV, from the coding sequence ATGTTCAAAAAAATATTAATTGCAAATAGAGGTGAAATTGCACTTCGAATTATCCGTACTTGTAAAGAGATGGGTATTCAAAGTGTTGCAGTTTATTCAACTGCTGACCGTGATAGTTTACACGTTCGCTTTGCGGATGAAGCTGTTTGTATCGGCCCTCCTGCTAGTAAAGATTCCTATTTAAATATTCCAAATATCATTGCTGCAGCAGAACTTACAAATGCTGATGCAATCCACCCTGGATATGGTTTCTTATCCGAAAACGCTAAATTTTCTGCTATCTGTGCTGAGTACGGCATCAAATTCATCGGTGCTACAGCGGAACAGATTGAAAAAATGGGAGACAAAGCATCTGCCAAAGAGACCATGAAGAAAGCTGGTGTTCCGACTATCCCAGGTTCTGAAGGTTTGTTGCCAGATGTAAAAACTGGTTTGCAAATTGCAAAAGATATGGGTTACCCTGTCATCCTTAAAGCTACTGCCGGCGGTGGTGGTAGAGGAATGCGTATCATTTGGAAAGATGAAGACTTTGAAAATGCTTGGGATTCTGCTCGTCAAGAGTCTGGTGCTGCCTTCGGAAACGACGGTTTGTACCTAGAGAAATATGTTGAGGATCCTCGCCATATTGAAATCCAGGTAATCGGTGACCAATATGGAACAGTATGTCACCTTTCTGAGCGTGACTGTTCTATCCAAAGGAGACACCAAAAATTAGTTGAAGAGGCTCCATCTCCATTCATTACGCCAGAATTGCGCGCTAAAATGGGTGAAGCTGCTATCTTAGGTGCCAAAGCTGTAAAATATGAAGGTGCTGGAACAATCGAGTTCTTGGTTGACAAACACCGCAACTTCTACTTTATGGAAATGAACACACGAATCCAAGTAGAGCACCCAGTTACTGAAGAGGTAATCAACTTCGACTTGATCAAAGAACAGATTAAGGTTGCAGCAGGTATTCCGATCTCTGGTAAGAGCTACGAGCCAACCATGCATGCAATCGAATGTCGTATCAATGCGGAAGATCCGTTCAACAACTTCCGTCCGTCACCAGGTAAAATTACCAACTTCCACTCACCAGGGGGTCATGGTGTGCGTGTAGATACGCATGTTTATTCAGGATATACTATCCCTCCTAACTACGATTCCATGATCGCGAAATTGATTTGTGTAGCCCAAACTCGTGAAGAGGCTATCAATACGATGGAGCGTGCGTTAAGTGAATTCGTAATTGAAGGCGTAAAAACAACCATTCCACTTCACCTTCGTTTAATGCGTGACCCGAACTTTAGGGCAGGTAATTTCACGACTAAATTCATGGAAACTTTCGACCTTACGGAGTATCCTGATGAGGAGGTTGTATAA
- the tatC gene encoding twin-arginine translocase subunit TatC: MSKNIKLIEAIKNKGKNIEAEMSFFDHLEILRWHIIRSVIAITVFAILSFTFYDFVFNQIIMGPKNLDFWTYRMMCKVGAALNLEGFCVEKIPFNIINTELAGQFMLQINSCLLMAVALGFPYLLFEIWLFIKPALTDVERKSARGFVFYATVLFVIGALFGYYIVVPLSVNFLANVSLSDEITNQITIDSYLSTIATLTLGCGIIFLLPILIFILSKIGIMTPEFMRASRRYAIVIILVIAAIITPTADVITLLTVSAPMFILYELSIMVSANVKKAKELAEKEFYNTK, from the coding sequence ATGTCCAAGAATATCAAACTCATAGAGGCAATCAAGAATAAAGGAAAGAACATCGAGGCTGAAATGTCCTTCTTCGATCATTTGGAAATCCTAAGGTGGCACATCATCCGTTCTGTAATTGCTATTACCGTATTTGCGATCCTTTCATTTACATTTTACGATTTTGTTTTCAATCAGATCATCATGGGACCGAAGAACTTGGACTTCTGGACCTATAGAATGATGTGTAAGGTTGGGGCGGCCTTGAACCTGGAAGGTTTCTGTGTAGAGAAGATTCCTTTCAATATCATCAATACGGAATTGGCGGGTCAGTTTATGCTTCAGATCAACTCCTGTCTATTGATGGCTGTTGCATTGGGCTTCCCTTACCTCCTATTCGAAATCTGGTTATTCATTAAACCGGCTTTGACCGATGTTGAAAGAAAATCGGCTAGAGGTTTTGTGTTCTACGCCACAGTGCTCTTCGTGATAGGCGCGTTATTCGGCTACTATATCGTGGTTCCTTTGTCGGTTAACTTCCTTGCAAACGTATCATTAAGTGATGAAATCACGAACCAGATTACAATAGACTCTTATCTATCGACCATTGCGACTTTAACACTAGGTTGTGGAATCATCTTCTTGCTTCCTATCCTGATCTTTATCCTATCTAAGATAGGAATCATGACCCCAGAGTTTATGCGTGCTAGCCGTAGATATGCCATTGTGATCATCTTGGTCATTGCAGCTATCATCACCCCTACAGCGGATGTTATCACGTTATTGACGGTAAGTGCTCCAATGTTTATCTTATACGAATTGAGCATCATGGTTTCGGCGAATGTTAAAAAAGCGAAGGAACTTGCAGAAAAAGAATTTTATAATACAAAATAA
- the plsX gene encoding phosphate acyltransferase PlsX — protein MKIGLDVLGGDFAPDSNIKGAIEAQKQLDDSQRIVLFGDEEAIRNAITEAGSDPSKFDYVHAPENIGMHEHPTKAISQKPNSSIAKGFDLLKNGEIDSFSSAGNTGAMLVGAMFSVKTITGVLRPAIATNVPKLKDGFGILLDVGANADCKPEMLNQFAILGSLYAEHVYGISSPKVGLLNIGEEEEKGNNLTIATYPLLKENNKINFIGNAEGRDLFSDHADVIVCDGYTGNVVLKLAESFYVVTLKKGFKDQFFDRFNYEQYGGSPILGVNAPVIIGHGISTPKAIKNMVLLSRDMIASKFIERIKSAFN, from the coding sequence ATGAAGATTGGATTAGACGTGTTGGGAGGGGATTTTGCTCCTGATTCTAATATCAAAGGAGCGATTGAAGCTCAAAAACAGCTGGACGATTCGCAACGGATTGTTCTATTTGGTGATGAGGAAGCCATTAGAAACGCTATTACCGAAGCTGGATCTGACCCCTCAAAATTTGACTATGTTCATGCACCTGAGAACATCGGTATGCACGAACATCCCACAAAAGCAATCAGCCAAAAGCCTAACTCTTCTATAGCCAAGGGATTTGACTTATTGAAAAACGGAGAGATTGATTCTTTCTCTTCAGCAGGCAATACTGGCGCTATGCTGGTAGGTGCCATGTTCAGCGTAAAGACCATTACAGGCGTATTGCGTCCTGCCATTGCGACCAATGTACCGAAGCTTAAGGATGGCTTTGGTATCTTGTTGGACGTAGGGGCCAATGCAGACTGTAAGCCGGAAATGCTGAACCAATTTGCTATCCTTGGAAGCCTGTATGCAGAACATGTTTACGGCATATCCTCACCAAAAGTTGGCTTGCTAAATATTGGTGAAGAAGAAGAAAAAGGAAACAACCTAACCATCGCAACCTACCCTCTTTTAAAAGAAAACAACAAGATTAATTTTATTGGAAATGCAGAAGGCCGTGATCTATTCAGTGATCATGCCGATGTAATAGTTTGTGATGGCTACACTGGAAATGTAGTACTGAAGCTAGCTGAATCATTTTATGTAGTTACTCTGAAGAAAGGTTTCAAGGACCAATTCTTTGACAGGTTCAATTACGAGCAATATGGCGGCAGCCCAATTTTAGGGGTAAATGCCCCTGTAATCATTGGCCACGGAATTTCAACGCCGAAGGCTATAAAAAATATGGTATTATTGTCGAGAGATATGATCGCCTCAAAATTCATTGAGAGGATCAAATCTGCATTTAACTAA
- a CDS encoding M28 family peptidase: MKKLLILSFLIPSLFSCSVAQQANQKKYADLLTEESAKKHLTILASREFEGRGTGQEGGKKTVEYIANVFKELGLTPAVNGSYFQPVALERTSYIVDKFSINNKALENGKDLFIQGNNNSRDFKASDIVFVGYGIQSDKYNDLKGLDIAGKVVLVINEGEPTKDGNSLISGTSTPSDWSTSRFKRIQELSKLKPQMILAVSSQNAEMISRFGNRLTGGRFSLKSNETQTNQPSMDIPVANITVETANQILAAKNTTVEKVKESINNTGKANSFDVKASVDATMGVKKEEFHDPNVLGLIEGTDLKDEVVIISGHYDHDGILPDGTFFPGADDNGSGTVGVMELARAFAAAKKDGKGPRRTILFMAFAAEEKGLLGSNYYSQHPIFPLSNTVTCLNMDMIGRIDDKHLNGNHNYIHAIGSDMLSSELKAINEKANNDYTQMELDYMYDDPKDPMRIYYRSDQYNLAKHGIPVIFFFSGLHPDYHTPNDTVDKIDFPMMAKREKLVFHTAWEIANRDKKLVVDKTPAPAQ; the protein is encoded by the coding sequence ATGAAAAAATTACTTATTCTTTCTTTTTTGATACCGTCGCTTTTTAGCTGTTCGGTAGCTCAACAAGCAAATCAAAAGAAATATGCTGACCTCTTAACCGAAGAGTCGGCTAAAAAACACCTGACCATTCTTGCTTCCCGCGAGTTTGAAGGACGTGGAACTGGGCAAGAAGGCGGTAAAAAAACTGTTGAATACATTGCAAATGTATTCAAAGAATTAGGCTTAACACCAGCAGTAAATGGTTCTTATTTCCAACCTGTAGCATTGGAAAGAACATCCTATATCGTTGATAAATTCAGCATCAACAACAAAGCATTGGAAAATGGAAAGGACCTATTTATCCAAGGCAACAACAACAGTAGAGACTTCAAGGCTTCTGATATCGTTTTCGTAGGCTACGGTATCCAATCTGATAAATACAATGACCTTAAAGGTTTGGATATTGCAGGTAAAGTGGTATTGGTCATCAACGAAGGAGAACCGACCAAAGACGGCAATTCTTTGATTTCTGGAACTTCCACACCTTCTGATTGGTCAACAAGCCGTTTCAAAAGAATCCAGGAACTGAGCAAACTTAAGCCACAGATGATCTTGGCAGTTAGTTCTCAGAATGCAGAAATGATCAGCCGTTTTGGAAACCGTTTGACAGGAGGTCGCTTTTCATTAAAATCTAATGAAACCCAGACCAACCAACCTAGCATGGATATCCCAGTAGCAAACATTACTGTGGAAACTGCCAATCAAATCTTAGCAGCTAAAAACACTACTGTAGAAAAAGTCAAAGAATCGATCAATAATACAGGAAAAGCAAATTCATTTGATGTTAAAGCATCAGTAGATGCTACCATGGGCGTTAAGAAAGAGGAATTCCATGACCCTAACGTACTAGGTTTAATCGAAGGAACCGACCTTAAAGATGAAGTTGTGATTATCTCTGGACACTATGACCATGACGGAATCCTTCCTGATGGCACATTCTTCCCAGGTGCAGATGACAACGGTTCAGGAACTGTAGGTGTTATGGAATTGGCTAGAGCTTTCGCAGCAGCAAAAAAAGATGGCAAAGGTCCTAGAAGGACAATCCTGTTCATGGCATTTGCTGCGGAGGAGAAAGGTCTATTAGGATCAAATTATTACTCTCAGCACCCGATCTTCCCATTGAGCAACACAGTAACCTGTTTGAATATGGATATGATCGGTCGTATAGATGATAAGCACTTGAACGGAAACCACAATTACATCCATGCTATTGGATCAGATATGTTGAGTTCGGAATTGAAGGCCATCAATGAGAAAGCCAATAATGACTACACGCAAATGGAATTAGATTACATGTATGATGATCCTAAGGATCCTATGCGTATCTATTACCGCTCTGACCAATACAACTTGGCCAAACATGGTATTCCAGTGATTTTCTTCTTCTCAGGATTACACCCAGACTATCATACACCAAATGATACCGTGGATAAAATCGACTTCCCAATGATGGCTAAACGCGAAAAACTAGTTTTCCATACAGCTTGGGAAATCGCTAACCGCGACAAAAAATTAGTCGTAGATAAAACTCCAGCTCCAGCACAATAA